In Edaphobacter paludis, a single window of DNA contains:
- a CDS encoding NIPSNAP family protein, whose translation MKRRDFLTSSLAASTLALASQPQSGVAQSPAAAGPREYYQIRKYHMQSGPQTKLTDSYVADSLIPALNRLGIAPVGAFHLDLGPETPTLYLLLPCSNLETLVNVDLRLAQDEQFMKTAQPFWSAPATAPAFIRMESSLLAAFEGHPKLTPPPSAAQHGKRVFQLRTYESPSDADHVRKVEMFHHGEFEIFQKAGFDQVFYGDTLIGPRMPNLTYMLSYPELSDLTDKWKRFSSDPDWKKLSSSSRYSFEPIVSNVTNLILSPTAYSQI comes from the coding sequence ATGAAACGGCGTGATTTTCTGACCTCGTCCCTTGCCGCATCGACGCTTGCCCTTGCCAGCCAGCCACAATCGGGCGTTGCACAATCACCGGCGGCTGCCGGCCCGCGGGAATACTACCAAATACGCAAGTACCACATGCAGTCAGGGCCGCAGACCAAGCTCACGGACAGCTACGTGGCCGACTCGCTGATCCCCGCGCTGAACCGTCTGGGCATCGCGCCCGTTGGCGCCTTTCATCTCGACCTGGGCCCGGAGACGCCGACGCTTTATCTGCTGTTGCCCTGCAGCAATCTCGAGACGCTGGTGAACGTCGATCTGCGGCTGGCACAGGACGAACAGTTTATGAAGACGGCGCAGCCGTTCTGGAGCGCCCCCGCGACGGCGCCTGCGTTCATTCGCATGGAAAGCTCGCTGCTCGCTGCTTTTGAAGGGCATCCGAAGCTGACTCCACCCCCTTCGGCGGCGCAGCATGGTAAGCGCGTCTTCCAGCTTCGCACCTACGAGAGCCCCAGCGATGCCGATCACGTTCGCAAGGTCGAGATGTTCCATCATGGCGAGTTCGAGATCTTTCAGAAGGCGGGCTTCGACCAGGTCTTCTATGGCGACACGCTCATTGGTCCGCGCATGCCGAACCTGACGTACATGCTCAGCTATCCCGAGCTGTCCGACTTGACGGACAAGTGGAAGCGCTTCAGCAGCGATCCGGATTGGAAGAAACTGTCGAGTTCGTCTCGCTATTCGTTTGAGCCGATCGTGAGCAATGTCACGAACCTCATTCTCAGCCCGACGGCGTATTCGCAGATTTAG
- the greA gene encoding transcription elongation factor GreA encodes MPEHVKKRLEEEIKQLEYELTTELPAEIKKAVALGDLSENAEYHMAKQRQVFVNARLGQLKKRMGELAMVNLVNIPHDKVGFGATVTVYDSSKNEEIQYKLVTSEESDVSQGLISTTSPIGRCLLGKKVGDVATVITPNGNRELEVLKLVTIHDTAAE; translated from the coding sequence ATGCCAGAACACGTAAAGAAAAGGCTCGAAGAAGAGATTAAGCAACTTGAGTACGAGCTCACCACCGAGCTGCCCGCAGAGATCAAGAAGGCGGTTGCGCTGGGCGACCTGAGCGAGAATGCCGAGTATCACATGGCGAAGCAGCGGCAGGTCTTCGTTAATGCGCGGCTCGGCCAGCTCAAAAAGCGGATGGGCGAGCTTGCCATGGTGAACCTGGTCAACATTCCGCACGACAAGGTCGGCTTCGGCGCGACGGTCACGGTTTACGATTCGAGCAAGAACGAAGAGATCCAGTACAAGCTGGTGACCAGCGAAGAGTCCGACGTGTCGCAGGGGTTGATCTCGACGACGTCGCCGATCGGGCGATGCCTGCTGGGCAAAAAGGTTGGCGACGTGGCCACCGTGATTACACCGAACGGCAACCGCGAGCTCGAGGTGCTGAAACTGGTGACGATTCACGACACCGCTGCCGAGTAA
- a CDS encoding CDP-alcohol phosphatidyltransferase family protein, with product MTWTSAFGKGSGWLLQKIVNGLALTRISPNALTFIGLCINIVAAMFFGFARIRNADRMFFYAGVIIIGAGIFDMVDGRVARQTNQVSVFGAFFDSVIDRYSDVVIFFGLLVFYARGNRLFYVGLVAFVMTASLMVSYTRARAEALIGSCKVGFMERPERIVCVILGALFNHWGVMAAALWVLALFSTTTVIHRIRYTYLETERRKLLPTR from the coding sequence TTGACCTGGACAAGTGCATTCGGCAAGGGCAGCGGCTGGCTGCTGCAGAAGATCGTCAATGGTCTTGCACTGACCCGGATCTCACCGAACGCGCTTACCTTTATCGGGCTTTGCATCAACATTGTTGCTGCTATGTTCTTCGGTTTTGCGCGCATTCGAAACGCAGACCGTATGTTCTTCTACGCGGGCGTGATCATTATTGGAGCCGGAATCTTTGATATGGTCGATGGCCGGGTCGCCCGGCAGACGAACCAGGTCTCAGTCTTCGGCGCGTTCTTCGATTCGGTAATCGATCGCTACTCCGACGTGGTGATTTTCTTCGGCCTGCTGGTCTTCTACGCACGTGGCAACCGTCTGTTTTATGTCGGCCTGGTGGCTTTTGTGATGACGGCTTCGTTGATGGTGAGCTACACCCGTGCCCGCGCGGAAGCGTTGATTGGAAGCTGCAAGGTGGGGTTCATGGAGCGGCCCGAGCGCATCGTCTGCGTGATCCTCGGCGCTCTGTTCAACCATTGGGGAGTGATGGCTGCGGCATTGTGGGTGCTGGCTTTATTCTCGACCACAACGGTGATCCACCGCATCCGGTATACGTACCTGGAGACGGAACGCAGGAAGCTGCTGCCGACTCGGTAA
- the folK gene encoding 2-amino-4-hydroxy-6-hydroxymethyldihydropteridine diphosphokinase produces MRALAAIALGSNLESDFGDREANLREAVKRLGLLGRVRAVSTFHDTEPVGYLSQPRFLNAAMLLETEQEPLELMRGLLEIEQAMGRQRVVAKGPRVIDLDLLLYDAVVMNTAALTLPHPGMHERRFVLEPLAEIAPGMVHPVLGKTVGEILQGLGRRTA; encoded by the coding sequence GTGAGAGCGCTCGCGGCGATTGCGCTGGGGTCGAACCTGGAGTCGGATTTTGGCGACCGGGAAGCAAACCTGCGCGAGGCGGTAAAGCGACTGGGGTTGCTGGGGAGAGTGCGGGCGGTCTCGACATTTCATGACACCGAACCGGTGGGGTATCTGTCGCAGCCAAGGTTTTTGAATGCGGCGATGCTGCTGGAGACCGAGCAGGAGCCGCTGGAGTTGATGCGCGGGCTACTTGAGATTGAGCAGGCGATGGGTAGGCAGCGGGTCGTTGCGAAGGGGCCTCGGGTGATCGATCTCGATCTGCTGCTTTATGACGCGGTGGTGATGAATACGGCGGCGTTGACACTGCCCCATCCCGGGATGCACGAGCGACGGTTTGTGCTGGAGCCGCTGGCGGAGATTGCGCCGGGGATGGTGCATCCGGTGCTGGGAAAGACGGTGGGGGAGATACTGCAGGGGCTGGGGCGGCGAACGGCTTGA
- a CDS encoding Maf family protein: MLILASASPRRRELLTQAALNFTVESADLNEDLLPDEGAAAYVQRLAVEKAQAIWNRHQSHDSGGDPLIVIGADTAVVSESNILGKPVNAADARRMLQLLSGRTHAVLTGLAAVTRKGAISEVEITQVTFDVIKDSEIDAYIATGEPLDKAGAYAIQGYAARWIPRIEGCYFNVVGLPIARTISLLDEAAAGLAGS, encoded by the coding sequence ATGCTTATTCTTGCCTCCGCCTCGCCTCGCCGCCGTGAACTGCTCACGCAGGCTGCCCTTAACTTTACTGTCGAGTCGGCCGATCTGAATGAAGACCTGCTGCCCGACGAGGGGGCGGCTGCCTACGTTCAGCGGCTGGCCGTGGAGAAGGCGCAGGCCATCTGGAATCGGCATCAATCCCACGACTCTGGTGGCGATCCGCTGATCGTGATCGGGGCCGATACCGCAGTGGTCAGCGAGAGCAACATCCTCGGTAAGCCTGTAAATGCTGCTGATGCGCGGCGCATGCTGCAGCTTCTCAGCGGACGCACTCATGCAGTGTTGACGGGTCTTGCCGCGGTTACACGCAAGGGGGCGATCAGCGAGGTTGAGATCACGCAGGTCACCTTCGACGTAATCAAGGACTCGGAGATCGACGCGTACATCGCTACCGGTGAGCCGCTTGATAAGGCCGGGGCGTATGCGATTCAGGGCTACGCCGCGCGATGGATCCCCCGGATTGAGGGCTGCTACTTCAACGTGGTTGGGTTGCCGATTGCGCGGACAATCTCTCTGCTGGATGAAGCGGCGGCAGGGTTGGCTGGTTCTTAG
- a CDS encoding M20 family metallopeptidase, which yields MNPNAVLNLAQTRHEWIRSALRDLVLQESPSEDRAAVNAAATLAEDLARGLGGRTRRHKQKNFGDILELRFGPARSSRKPILLLGHLDTVWPMGTLKGMPWREENGRYWGPGVFDMKAGIVIALAAIGILKELKLSRPITLLLNSDEEVGSTVSRPITEKLAAASSAVIVLEPAQGLACKTARKGVGQYNVRVTGVAAHSGLDFERGHSAILELAKLVETISSFTDLSVGRTVNCGVIAGGTRSNVIAQNAYAEVDVRIAKTSDAARVEKLFRSLKVSDPHCKLEITGGLNRPPMERKPGTVALFKHARKLADELGFELNEASTGGGSDGNFTAALGIPTLDGMGAVGDGAHAAHEHVVIDQLIPRTALLAAMLATLPERG from the coding sequence ATGAACCCCAATGCTGTCCTTAACCTGGCCCAGACCAGGCATGAATGGATCCGATCCGCCCTCCGCGATCTCGTTTTGCAGGAATCCCCAAGTGAGGACAGGGCGGCAGTTAACGCGGCGGCCACTCTCGCAGAAGATCTCGCCCGTGGCCTCGGCGGAAGAACGAGACGGCACAAACAGAAAAACTTCGGCGACATCCTCGAACTCCGCTTCGGCCCGGCACGCTCCTCCCGCAAGCCCATTCTCCTGCTCGGCCACCTCGACACCGTATGGCCCATGGGAACGCTCAAAGGCATGCCCTGGCGCGAAGAAAATGGCCGGTACTGGGGTCCCGGGGTCTTCGACATGAAGGCTGGCATCGTCATAGCGCTCGCCGCTATCGGCATCTTGAAAGAGTTGAAATTGTCCCGCCCCATCACCCTGCTCCTCAACAGCGACGAAGAAGTTGGCAGCACCGTCTCTCGCCCCATCACTGAAAAGCTGGCGGCTGCATCCTCCGCCGTCATCGTCCTCGAACCCGCCCAGGGACTCGCCTGCAAGACTGCCCGCAAGGGAGTCGGCCAATATAACGTGCGAGTGACAGGTGTCGCCGCGCACAGCGGGTTGGACTTCGAGCGCGGCCACTCCGCCATTCTGGAGCTGGCAAAGCTGGTCGAAACCATCTCCAGCTTCACCGACCTCTCCGTCGGTCGAACCGTAAACTGCGGCGTCATCGCTGGAGGAACCCGTTCCAACGTCATCGCCCAGAACGCCTATGCCGAGGTTGACGTACGCATCGCCAAAACCAGCGATGCCGCGCGCGTAGAAAAACTCTTCCGCAGCCTCAAGGTCTCCGACCCGCACTGCAAGCTTGAGATCACCGGAGGCCTTAACCGTCCGCCGATGGAGCGCAAGCCCGGCACCGTCGCCCTTTTCAAACACGCGCGAAAGCTGGCTGACGAACTAGGATTCGAACTCAACGAAGCCTCAACCGGCGGCGGCTCCGATGGCAACTTCACCGCCGCCCTTGGCATTCCCACGCTCGACGGCATGGGAGCTGTAGGCGACGGCGCCCACGCCGCCCACGAGCACGTCGTCATCGATCAACTTATCCCACGCACCGCTCTGCTGGCCGCCATGCTCGCGACTCTCCCTGAACGGGGCTAG
- a CDS encoding D-hexose-6-phosphate mutarotase: MDIASLTEHFAIPGVLSFNQTASGLIYADVTTPHATATVYLQGAHLAAWQPTGEQPVLFVSRKSDFEPGKPIRGGVPIAFPWFANRHDGKTGPSHGFARIQNWTLAFAALAGNDLHLTFTLAPTEISRELGYDNFRLAYQLTIGRTLTMQLAVANDAAAPLLFEEALHTYYSVVDVHEVTVTGLEPTPFIDKTDNMREKPAAHAPLTFTGPTDRVYQNTEATCVLHDAAGRRRITVAKTNSDTTVVFNPWKAMADLGPDEWHEMLCVETVNAAANTVTLAPGKTHSMQAHISVEKILS, encoded by the coding sequence ATGGATATCGCTTCCCTCACCGAACACTTCGCCATTCCCGGCGTGCTCTCGTTTAATCAGACGGCCAGCGGCCTCATCTATGCCGACGTGACGACGCCGCACGCTACGGCTACGGTCTATCTGCAGGGAGCGCACCTTGCTGCGTGGCAGCCTACCGGGGAACAGCCGGTGCTTTTTGTCAGCCGCAAGAGCGACTTCGAGCCGGGCAAACCGATCCGCGGCGGCGTGCCCATTGCGTTTCCTTGGTTTGCGAACCGGCACGATGGCAAGACTGGCCCATCCCACGGCTTCGCTCGTATCCAGAATTGGACGCTGGCCTTTGCCGCGCTCGCCGGGAACGACCTGCATCTGACGTTCACGCTGGCGCCGACGGAGATAAGCCGCGAGCTTGGCTACGATAACTTTCGGCTGGCCTATCAACTGACCATCGGGCGTACGCTCACGATGCAGCTTGCGGTGGCCAACGACGCGGCAGCGCCACTTCTCTTTGAAGAGGCGCTGCATACTTATTACTCCGTGGTGGATGTCCATGAGGTGACGGTCACCGGGCTTGAGCCGACACCCTTCATCGACAAGACCGACAACATGCGCGAGAAGCCCGCAGCGCATGCTCCGCTGACGTTTACAGGACCGACCGACCGGGTCTATCAAAATACTGAAGCGACGTGTGTTCTGCACGATGCTGCCGGTCGTCGCCGCATCACGGTTGCCAAGACGAACTCCGACACCACGGTTGTCTTCAATCCGTGGAAGGCGATGGCCGATCTGGGGCCGGACGAGTGGCACGAGATGTTGTGCGTCGAAACGGTGAACGCCGCGGCCAATACTGTCACGCTTGCGCCGGGAAAGACGCACAGCATGCAGGCGCATATCTCCGTCGAGAAAATTTTGTCCTGA
- the lpxC gene encoding UDP-3-O-acyl-N-acetylglucosamine deacetylase → MAFEAHFERTIRSEIELSGIGLHSGAPVSMRLVPAPAGSGIVFRRTDLDNFEIPAIGRNVAKVSYATSLMRQSVLISTTEHLLSALIGFGVDNVIVEVDNLEVPILDGSALPYVQAFHSVGLKQQRRKREYIRILKEIEVRDGSKFIGVYPGSGYRIEYTIDFPQPIGYEKFTGDLATGDYVKLIAPARTFGFKEDEAMLRDMGLIRGVSDESAIILSRRGVENGPLRFEDEFVRHKVLDLIGDLALAGRRIQGRVVAERAGHAMHTALVQRLMRDRSAWELAHGYDEVAEVETAPIRLQHASA, encoded by the coding sequence GTGGCATTCGAAGCCCATTTTGAGCGAACAATCCGGTCGGAGATAGAGCTGAGCGGCATTGGCCTGCACAGCGGCGCACCTGTCTCGATGCGGCTGGTTCCGGCTCCGGCTGGTTCGGGAATCGTCTTTCGACGCACGGATCTGGACAACTTCGAGATTCCGGCGATTGGCCGCAATGTGGCCAAGGTGAGCTATGCGACCAGCCTGATGCGGCAGAGCGTTCTGATCTCGACGACGGAGCATCTGCTGTCGGCGCTGATCGGGTTTGGCGTGGACAATGTCATCGTCGAGGTGGACAATCTGGAGGTCCCGATCCTCGATGGAAGCGCTTTGCCCTATGTGCAGGCCTTTCATTCAGTCGGGTTGAAGCAGCAGCGGCGGAAGCGGGAGTACATCCGGATTCTGAAGGAGATCGAGGTCCGGGATGGGTCGAAGTTTATCGGCGTGTATCCGGGCTCGGGATATCGGATCGAGTACACCATCGATTTTCCGCAGCCTATCGGATACGAAAAGTTCACAGGGGACCTGGCGACGGGCGACTATGTAAAGTTGATTGCTCCGGCGCGGACGTTCGGATTTAAGGAAGATGAAGCGATGTTGCGGGACATGGGACTGATTCGCGGGGTCTCGGACGAGAGTGCCATTATTCTGTCGCGACGGGGAGTGGAAAATGGGCCGCTTCGGTTTGAGGACGAGTTTGTGCGGCATAAAGTGCTGGACCTGATCGGCGATCTGGCCCTGGCAGGGCGGCGGATTCAGGGGCGGGTGGTGGCGGAGCGGGCAGGCCATGCCATGCACACAGCCCTGGTGCAGCGATTAATGCGGGACCGGTCGGCGTGGGAACTGGCGCACGGGTATGATGAAGTGGCTGAGGTGGAGACGGCTCCGATCAGATTGCAGCACGCTTCGGCTTGA
- a CDS encoding TonB-dependent receptor, giving the protein MLLLCCGLAAARGQTAVDGAVHGVVVDASGAAVRGARVQVEESATGFVVRVVSDKGGEFLVARVPVGIYRVVVEAAGFERLVLSGVVVETGAVTGVDARLRVAGVATAVTVTAAAEVSEPESAAAGSTVTAGEIERLPVNGRRWQTFALLTPEVNPDAAGLLSFRGLAVTQNSTVVDGAEDDQSFGAVPRGTGGEGNGGYGRLGGAAYTFSQEAVREFRVSGQNYSAVYGHAAGGVVTTVSKSGTNALHGTGFYLARSSALAAANPFSIATHYADGVVTSATVKPHDLRQQFGGSVGGAAVRDRLFYFYAFDQQRRGFPAVSSPRAAAFYSLTSTQIGVLATRGVTSSKVNAALNYLDSLTGTVARRQDQTVNFGKLDWQASAKNRLSVQYDRARSSSPGGVRSAAVVARGRASLGSSYVKVDTLLGRWLWSGSAKFSNEVRVAVGRDFQYQQASASLPQEPAVGPGGYAPEVAIGPNGLTFGTPSSLGRKAYPDERRVQFADMVTWVHGHHQLQVGGDVSLVHDYIDSLSDQEGAFHYDSGTTKGHAGGLVDWITDYTFNVNTYPNGGCPTIHSALHDFCFTSFAQSFGQAAVTFDTQEWAGYMQDRWQARRGLTIDAGVRYEYELLPFPQRPNGNIDAAFGRRGATSVFPEDRNNFGPRVGVAWQPLGVGRGVVRVGYGLFYGRLPGATVRSALVNTALPNSATHVRITPTTVTNCPQVADQGFGYACAYLTTPPAAVSTTTSATVFDRGFRLPAVQQGSVTMERMVGAGVVGSATYLMNLDRQLPNSVDINIAPASAVETFQLQGGTGARGVRDGETFALPVYTQRVDASFGPVTDIVSNANASYNALVLEARRRSVGGLEFRASWTWSKAIDFGQSAGATPLQNGQLDPFDLRYDKGLSALNFPHKLVLSAVWEPRVSSERRWLRLAANGWMMAPLFTERSGRPYSLNIYGGRRLTGGHQSINGSGGAVYLPTVGRNTLRLPDAANLDLRVSRMVRVTEKVRLKGVAEIFNVTNRVNYSAIMQRAFLVETAANGVTPLVFQDAATVAAEGLNVQPFGTFTAASTSQTQERQVQLGVRLEF; this is encoded by the coding sequence GTGCTTTTGCTGTGCTGTGGGCTGGCGGCTGCGCGAGGGCAGACGGCGGTGGACGGCGCTGTGCACGGAGTGGTGGTGGATGCGAGCGGTGCGGCTGTGCGTGGGGCCCGGGTGCAGGTGGAGGAGAGTGCGACCGGGTTTGTGGTGCGGGTCGTCAGTGATAAAGGCGGGGAATTTCTGGTGGCGCGGGTTCCGGTGGGAATATACCGCGTGGTGGTGGAGGCGGCGGGATTCGAGCGGTTGGTTTTGTCGGGGGTCGTGGTCGAGACGGGTGCGGTGACGGGGGTAGATGCCCGGCTGAGGGTTGCCGGAGTGGCGACGGCAGTGACCGTGACGGCCGCTGCGGAGGTTTCGGAGCCGGAGTCGGCGGCGGCGGGAAGCACGGTGACGGCGGGAGAGATCGAGCGGCTGCCGGTGAATGGGAGGCGGTGGCAGACGTTTGCGCTGCTGACACCTGAGGTGAATCCCGATGCGGCGGGTTTGCTGAGCTTTCGCGGATTGGCGGTGACGCAGAACAGTACGGTGGTGGATGGAGCGGAGGATGACCAGAGCTTTGGTGCGGTGCCTCGGGGAACGGGTGGAGAAGGCAATGGGGGGTATGGGCGGCTGGGCGGCGCGGCTTATACGTTTTCGCAGGAGGCGGTGCGGGAGTTCCGCGTGAGCGGGCAGAACTACTCGGCGGTGTATGGACACGCGGCGGGGGGCGTGGTGACGACGGTATCGAAGAGCGGAACGAATGCGCTGCATGGGACGGGATTCTATCTGGCGCGCAGCAGTGCGCTGGCTGCGGCGAACCCTTTCTCGATTGCGACGCATTATGCCGATGGCGTGGTGACGAGCGCGACAGTAAAGCCGCATGATCTGCGGCAGCAGTTTGGGGGCAGCGTGGGTGGCGCGGCAGTGCGGGACAGGCTGTTTTACTTCTATGCGTTCGACCAGCAGCGGCGCGGGTTTCCGGCGGTCTCTTCGCCTCGGGCTGCGGCGTTTTATTCGCTGACATCGACGCAAATAGGGGTGCTGGCCACACGCGGAGTGACGTCCTCGAAGGTAAATGCGGCGCTCAATTATCTGGATAGCCTGACCGGGACAGTGGCGCGGCGGCAGGACCAGACGGTGAACTTTGGCAAGCTGGACTGGCAGGCTTCGGCGAAGAACCGGCTGAGCGTGCAGTATGACCGGGCCCGGTCGAGTTCGCCGGGTGGTGTGAGGTCGGCGGCGGTTGTGGCGCGCGGCAGGGCGAGCCTGGGCAGCAGCTATGTGAAGGTGGACACCTTGCTGGGTCGGTGGCTGTGGTCGGGGAGCGCGAAGTTCAGCAATGAGGTCCGAGTGGCGGTGGGGAGGGATTTTCAGTATCAGCAGGCCTCGGCTTCGCTGCCGCAGGAGCCGGCGGTGGGGCCCGGCGGCTATGCTCCCGAGGTGGCGATTGGGCCGAATGGCTTGACGTTCGGAACGCCGTCGTCGCTGGGGCGCAAGGCCTATCCCGATGAGCGCAGGGTGCAGTTTGCAGACATGGTGACCTGGGTGCATGGGCATCATCAGTTGCAGGTTGGTGGGGATGTAAGCCTGGTGCATGACTACATCGATTCGCTGAGCGATCAGGAGGGAGCGTTTCACTATGACAGCGGCACGACCAAAGGACATGCGGGTGGGCTGGTGGATTGGATCACCGATTACACATTCAACGTGAATACGTATCCGAATGGCGGATGCCCAACGATCCATTCGGCTCTGCATGACTTCTGCTTTACGTCGTTCGCGCAGAGTTTTGGGCAGGCTGCGGTGACGTTCGATACGCAGGAGTGGGCCGGGTATATGCAGGACCGCTGGCAGGCCAGGCGGGGACTGACAATCGATGCGGGTGTCCGCTATGAGTATGAGCTGCTTCCCTTTCCGCAGAGGCCGAATGGGAATATCGATGCAGCGTTTGGGAGGCGCGGCGCGACCAGCGTCTTTCCCGAGGACAGAAATAACTTTGGGCCTCGTGTGGGCGTGGCGTGGCAGCCGCTTGGGGTGGGGCGTGGCGTGGTTCGAGTGGGGTACGGACTGTTCTATGGCCGCCTGCCGGGGGCGACGGTGCGAAGTGCGCTGGTGAATACGGCGCTGCCGAATTCAGCGACGCATGTCAGGATTACACCGACAACGGTGACGAATTGTCCGCAGGTGGCGGACCAGGGTTTTGGTTATGCCTGCGCGTATCTGACGACGCCTCCGGCGGCGGTGAGTACGACGACCTCGGCAACAGTTTTCGATCGCGGCTTCCGGCTGCCTGCGGTGCAGCAGGGCAGCGTGACGATGGAGCGCATGGTCGGCGCGGGAGTGGTGGGGAGCGCGACTTACCTGATGAATCTTGACCGGCAGTTGCCGAACTCGGTGGACATTAATATTGCGCCAGCTTCGGCGGTGGAGACGTTTCAGCTGCAGGGCGGTACGGGGGCGCGGGGTGTTCGCGACGGGGAGACATTTGCATTACCGGTTTACACGCAGCGGGTGGACGCGAGCTTTGGGCCGGTGACAGACATCGTGTCGAATGCGAATGCCAGCTACAACGCGCTGGTGCTGGAGGCGCGGAGGCGCAGCGTTGGCGGCCTGGAGTTCAGGGCGAGCTGGACGTGGTCGAAGGCCATCGACTTCGGGCAGAGTGCTGGAGCGACACCTCTTCAGAATGGGCAGCTGGATCCGTTCGATCTGCGATATGACAAGGGGCTTTCGGCGCTGAACTTTCCCCATAAGCTGGTCCTGAGCGCGGTGTGGGAGCCGCGGGTTTCGAGCGAGCGGCGGTGGCTGCGGCTTGCCGCGAATGGGTGGATGATGGCTCCGCTGTTTACGGAGAGGAGTGGAAGGCCGTATAGCTTGAACATCTACGGGGGAAGGCGGCTGACGGGTGGGCATCAGAGCATCAATGGCTCGGGTGGTGCCGTATATCTGCCGACCGTGGGAAGGAATACGCTGCGGTTGCCGGATGCGGCGAATCTCGATCTGCGGGTGAGCCGGATGGTGAGGGTGACGGAGAAGGTGCGGCTCAAAGGCGTGGCGGAGATTTTTAATGTGACTAACCGGGTGAATTATTCGGCGATCATGCAACGGGCGTTTCTGGTCGAGACGGCGGCGAACGGAGTGACTCCGCTGGTGTTTCAGGATGCGGCGACGGTGGCGGCGGAGGGATTGAATGTGCAGCCGTTCGGGACGTTTACGGCGGCTTCGACGAGCCAGACGCAGGAGCGGCAGGTTCAGCTTGGGGTGAGGCTGGAGTTTTGA
- a CDS encoding RNA polymerase sigma factor, whose product MHKTDALAARLSWTGEEDAAMDSTASMDEQAFRSLYDATSRPILAYLTGVTGRRDVAEDVLQETYCRFLVRQPGAMEATEARRYLFRIATNLLRDRWRKGEDRPAPEMADEGSSPDANMADVNTQMDVRRAMQMMKPRERELLWLAYVEGMSHAEIAKATGLGTMSVRLLLFRARQKAAVLLRPLKEQERKSDESKRM is encoded by the coding sequence ATGCATAAGACCGATGCACTTGCGGCACGGCTCTCGTGGACGGGCGAGGAAGACGCTGCGATGGATTCGACGGCCTCGATGGATGAGCAGGCGTTTCGATCGCTGTATGACGCGACCTCCCGGCCGATCCTGGCTTATCTGACCGGCGTGACCGGCCGCAGAGACGTGGCCGAGGATGTCCTTCAGGAGACCTATTGCCGCTTTCTGGTGCGCCAGCCTGGGGCGATGGAAGCGACTGAGGCCCGGCGGTATCTGTTTCGCATTGCGACGAATCTGCTGCGCGATCGCTGGCGCAAGGGCGAGGATCGCCCGGCCCCTGAGATGGCGGACGAGGGATCTTCGCCGGATGCGAACATGGCGGACGTCAACACGCAGATGGATGTTCGGCGCGCGATGCAGATGATGAAGCCGAGAGAGCGCGAGCTGCTATGGCTGGCGTACGTGGAAGGGATGAGTCATGCCGAGATTGCGAAGGCGACCGGTCTGGGAACGATGAGCGTTCGGCTGCTGCTGTTTCGGGCGCGGCAGAAGGCTGCGGTGCTGCTGCGGCCGCTGAAAGAACAAGAGAGGAAGAGCGATGAATCGAAGCGGATGTGA